Below is a window of Nicotiana tabacum cultivar K326 chromosome 19, ASM71507v2, whole genome shotgun sequence DNA.
TCTGTTCGTAACCATCTTTTGTGGTACTCGTATCTCTTACACTATGACCTAGTACTGGATTTCTTTTAGGAGACAGCTCTTTTACAAGCAGAAACTGGCCCttcacatagaaagcatgccgcCAGGAAGAGGGAGGTGAGGATGGGAATAAGAAGACTAGATAAGTTAATGAACACTATATCTAGTCTCAAGGCTGCTCTTCAATTGATGATCACGGAATTTCCTGCTATTCAAAGGGTTGTTCTGATTCTTGGGCCTAGTCCTTTGCGCCCGCTACATGTGTGTGAACTCTGCTTTTCGCATGAAACGACAGCCTCAGGAGGAGATTTTACTAGGAATCGAGTTGTGGAAGCACTTTCAAAGAAGGtttcttcttttgtttatttatgttacATCTCACATTTCTATATATATCTATGTATTTCTATTGTGCATGAATTTTGGGTTTCTGTTATACACAGGCTATTCGGGTCTTAATTTCAAAGGGTGCAGGATCTAGCTTCACTGCTGGTATTTTATTGGCAATTACTATCTATTAGTGATACAATAAAAAAGATATACTTGCTGGGAATTCATTGCTAGTTCTCATATCCTTTTAGGTCCAACCAAGTTGTTCCTATTGGTTCAAGCTCCTTCTTCAATCAACTTGCCTTTGCATTTTCTTCCAAAGAGGGATTTTAGGTACAGCAAAAAGGTATGTTCCCAGAGGTTATTCCTTTGAATTCTAAATTGTTGTGATTCGGTTCTGGGGATGCATATTCTCCTGGTAGACATTCTTGATGATAATTCAGATGTTTATCAATATTAGCTGGTTCAGCTGTGCTCGTCAATTATTGATCATCTTCAAGCTTTCGTAATACCAATCTGATGAGAATGAAATCTTTCCTGAGCTGGTGCTTTGCATATAGAAGCTCCCTCCTAATTTCTCCCCTTCTTTTCGTCATTTTCTTTGCCTAGCAATGATAATGCTGGTTGACTGGTTTATATCCCCTCTCTTCCCCAGTTCATTACGAATACATCTTGCAAAATTTGAAACAATAGCTGGACTGATGTGAGCTAGAGATAGACGTTGAAGCTCCTATTAGCTTTTAATAAATAACAATCATCCGTTGAGAGTCTAGCATGTATTTTTTTTCCAAGGGCTTAACATGATATCTAACTTCATTATTCAGAGCCTTATATT
It encodes the following:
- the LOC107791668 gene encoding uncharacterized protein LOC107791668, producing the protein MEGKGESEVGFTDIETISDTLNSSIRFHLVTDILGFVLYMHQQIPSILQDLTLEYDVLNSEYAELETALLQAETGPSHRKHAARKREVRMGIRRLDKLMNTISSLKAALQLMITEFPAIQRVVLILGPSPLRPLHVCELCFSHETTASGGDFTRNRVVEALSKKAIRVLISKGAGSSFTAGPTKLFLLVQAPSSINLPLHFLPKRDFRYSKKIVPLKLRFSCRSKNLEREACADDAQTAKAITSHSSKLEDVIWFQCRHIIKGLASRTSTTEE